One stretch of Bacillus sp. 2205SS5-2 DNA includes these proteins:
- a CDS encoding DUF2535 family protein, with protein sequence MKSYEFRALEGKKVKIVDIPVLNQENPLYFQVHARFQLFVSLIVKQGLRHNTYSFRTYLKKVLKWTDYEELYHTNTLQNNA encoded by the coding sequence ATGAAAAGCTACGAATTCAGAGCTTTAGAAGGTAAAAAGGTCAAGATTGTAGATATTCCGGTATTAAATCAAGAGAACCCTCTCTATTTCCAAGTTCATGCACGATTTCAGTTATTTGTTTCATTAATTGTTAAACAAGGGTTGAGGCATAACACTTATTCATTCCGTACCTACTTAAAGAAAGTGTTGAAATGGACGGATTATGAAGAGCTTTACCACACGAATACGTTACAAAATAATGCCTAG
- a CDS encoding SOS response-associated peptidase, with the protein MCGRYTNLANPEDLQTLIQIDEWTVEWEPSYNVAPGQRVLSAIGHNGKIKAGYLHWGLLPQWKSSGTAQKLMINARSETVTEKKSFQALFQQKRCVMFADSFFEWKREGSERIPYRFQLNEDRPFAFAGLWDIRKIAGEKKPMGTILTTQANELVQPVHDRMPVMLLSEESIHCWLDTSLEYDEVKLLFTPISSEEMVSYQVSNRVNSSKNNDPTCIQSF; encoded by the coding sequence GTGTGTGGAAGGTATACGAATCTAGCAAATCCTGAAGATTTACAAACCTTGATTCAAATTGACGAGTGGACGGTTGAATGGGAACCAAGCTATAATGTTGCGCCTGGACAGAGGGTGCTGAGTGCAATTGGACATAACGGGAAAATAAAAGCCGGGTACCTACATTGGGGATTACTACCTCAGTGGAAATCTTCTGGAACCGCACAGAAGCTTATGATTAATGCGCGGAGTGAGACGGTGACGGAGAAGAAGAGCTTTCAAGCTTTATTTCAGCAAAAGAGGTGTGTAATGTTTGCTGATAGTTTTTTTGAATGGAAGCGGGAAGGAAGCGAAAGGATTCCTTATCGGTTTCAATTAAATGAAGACCGCCCGTTTGCCTTTGCTGGACTCTGGGATATAAGAAAAATAGCTGGTGAGAAGAAGCCTATGGGGACGATTCTGACGACACAGGCAAATGAACTAGTTCAACCGGTCCATGACCGGATGCCAGTGATGCTATTGTCAGAGGAGAGTATTCACTGTTGGTTAGATACTTCTTTAGAATATGATGAAGTGAAATTATTGTTTACACCGATTTCAAGTGAGGAAATGGTGAGTTACCAAGTTTCAAATCGTGTGAATAGCAGTAAAAATAATGATCCAACCTGTATCCAATCGTTCTAG
- the trhA gene encoding PAQR family membrane homeostasis protein TrhA, with protein MTTYDQINWKEEIANAITHGIGFLLSIPALVMLIIFAVNKGTTWHVVSFTIFGSSMIMLYLFSTMLHSFKPSPVKRMFAILDHSAIYVLIAGTYTPFMLVSIRGALGWSIFGIVWGIALIGIVFKFYFVDRFNVISTLFYVLMGWLIIIAIKPIYISLTGSGFALLLTGGLLYSVGAIFYIWDKLPYNHAIWHLFVLAGSGFMYFCILFYV; from the coding sequence TTGACTACTTATGACCAAATTAATTGGAAAGAAGAAATCGCCAATGCCATCACACACGGGATCGGCTTCCTTTTAAGCATCCCTGCCCTAGTGATGCTAATCATTTTTGCAGTGAACAAAGGGACTACCTGGCACGTTGTCAGCTTCACCATATTTGGAAGTTCCATGATCATGTTGTATTTATTCTCTACGATGCTTCACAGCTTCAAACCATCTCCTGTTAAACGTATGTTTGCTATTTTAGATCATTCAGCCATTTATGTCCTGATTGCTGGCACATACACACCGTTTATGTTAGTCAGCATACGAGGAGCACTCGGATGGTCCATCTTTGGCATAGTTTGGGGAATCGCATTAATTGGCATCGTCTTCAAATTTTACTTTGTAGACCGCTTTAATGTAATTTCTACCCTCTTTTACGTTCTCATGGGGTGGTTGATCATCATAGCGATTAAACCGATATATATCAGCCTTACAGGTTCAGGATTTGCGCTCTTATTAACTGGTGGCCTCTTATACTCAGTCGGTGCAATTTTCTACATTTGGGATAAACTCCCTTACAATCATGCGATCTGGCATCTATTCGTCCTTGCTGGTAGTGGGTTTATGTATTTTTGTATATTATTTTATGTTTAA
- a CDS encoding STAS domain-containing protein, whose amino-acid sequence MTIEEKEIEKLKQEIAYLKRQLVESEQLILDISAPIIPSIVPETILIPITGKLSPERLENIISKILNVSYGEDISTIIVDFSAISKKEVGEVEILGTYIDNMAKAVELMGVELLFVGFTPALTQIIIKSGVSEIQGVKSFLTFRTALQYLMQQKKIKFQSIYG is encoded by the coding sequence ATGACAATTGAGGAAAAAGAAATTGAAAAATTGAAACAAGAAATAGCGTATTTAAAAAGACAACTAGTAGAATCTGAGCAGCTTATTTTGGATATTTCAGCACCTATTATTCCCTCTATCGTGCCAGAAACGATACTGATTCCCATTACTGGTAAGCTATCTCCTGAACGCCTTGAAAATATTATATCGAAAATCTTAAACGTTTCTTACGGAGAGGATATTAGTACCATCATTGTAGATTTCTCAGCTATTTCTAAGAAGGAAGTAGGAGAGGTTGAGATATTAGGAACTTACATTGATAATATGGCTAAAGCAGTGGAATTAATGGGAGTCGAACTATTATTTGTCGGGTTTACACCTGCCCTTACTCAAATCATCATTAAGTCAGGAGTAAGCGAAATTCAAGGAGTCAAAAGCTTCTTAACTTTTCGAACAGCTCTTCAATATTTAATGCAACAAAAGAAAATCAAATTTCAAAGTATTTATGGTTGA
- a CDS encoding DUF4179 domain-containing protein, with protein sequence MNRDQPEYERLQEEIESIKLPGVRLDDAVYDGFLKGKRKKKIKKFMYKFAPVVLAAALLCLIISSVRMSTSVAATVSSIPGFSQIVQLLREDKGMMALLNQEYLQPVIQERKLGDKKIYIDSYILDEEQMHIFLSFSEKTPNSSRLDSYLRLKSGEKVESFSSIMPVFSENDEEQDLSVIELYFKDNDIDPADIKGIGFTIHSDENESDVYFPLKVDTGKIGQTIKYEINQWVEIQGQNLVINQVIISPTQTEIKVEYDSTNSMRIFDLKNVRLVDQNGETWARKASGITSFGEGDEVVFVLQSNYFETPQSLSVAFDGIRGWDKDDLTVTVDLDQQKILHQPTGLDLKIDSNVMMDEEYMFFETIKKFNKTDIFSEVRKEEGRREPITRTSYRETGKSFYFGVPYDVIGKEGKVSLYLSDFPHVEEGDVLIPIE encoded by the coding sequence TTGAATCGAGATCAACCGGAGTATGAGCGCTTACAAGAAGAGATAGAATCAATCAAATTGCCAGGAGTTCGCTTAGATGACGCTGTTTATGATGGTTTTTTGAAAGGAAAACGGAAGAAAAAGATAAAAAAATTTATGTATAAATTCGCACCTGTTGTCTTAGCTGCGGCACTTTTATGCCTGATTATTTCCTCCGTTCGGATGTCGACTTCAGTTGCTGCGACTGTATCGAGTATTCCTGGGTTTTCTCAAATTGTTCAACTTCTTCGTGAGGATAAAGGCATGATGGCATTATTAAATCAAGAATATCTTCAGCCTGTTATACAAGAAAGGAAGCTGGGTGACAAAAAAATATATATCGATTCATATATTTTAGATGAAGAACAAATGCATATTTTTCTCTCTTTTTCTGAAAAAACTCCTAATTCTTCTCGTCTAGATTCGTATTTGAGGCTTAAAAGTGGAGAAAAAGTGGAGTCCTTTTCTTCAATAATGCCAGTATTTAGTGAAAATGATGAAGAACAAGATCTTTCTGTCATTGAATTGTACTTTAAAGACAATGACATCGATCCAGCCGACATAAAAGGAATTGGTTTTACGATCCATTCAGACGAAAACGAATCTGACGTTTATTTTCCACTAAAAGTGGATACTGGAAAAATTGGACAAACGATTAAATATGAGATTAATCAATGGGTCGAAATTCAAGGACAAAACTTGGTCATCAATCAAGTTATCATATCACCAACTCAGACTGAAATAAAAGTTGAGTACGATTCTACTAATTCTATGAGAATATTTGATTTGAAAAATGTACGATTGGTCGATCAAAACGGGGAAACATGGGCAAGGAAGGCGTCCGGAATCACTTCATTTGGGGAGGGGGATGAAGTAGTGTTCGTACTGCAAAGCAATTATTTTGAAACACCTCAATCTCTATCAGTTGCATTCGACGGAATTCGCGGATGGGATAAAGACGACCTTACTGTTACAGTTGATTTAGACCAGCAAAAGATTCTCCATCAGCCTACGGGGCTAGATTTGAAAATCGATTCCAATGTGATGATGGACGAAGAGTATATGTTTTTTGAAACCATTAAGAAATTTAACAAAACGGATATTTTTTCAGAAGTACGAAAAGAAGAAGGAAGACGGGAGCCAATAACGAGAACATCCTACAGAGAAACCGGAAAGTCGTTCTATTTTGGGGTGCCCTATGATGTCATTGGAAAGGAAGGAAAAGTAAGTCTTTATTTAAGTGATTTTCCTCATGTCGAAGAAGGAGATGTGTTAATCCCAATTGAATAA